A window of Pirellulaceae bacterium contains these coding sequences:
- a CDS encoding FixH family protein, which produces MLDSLPLEFARPTMLVFAVFLIPWLAFGAWRSLVDLPNAQRHLLFGVRLVLGMLLVCAMAGLVWLRTTNQRFVVVAIDQSRSVGEEGQQLIRDWIANAQAAAGDARVVFLPFAATPGNVSEDFLAANDRAGIRPAGWSDLASNLAAAVETARAVIPPNYVPEVVLLSDGNQTVADVHRIASLGEIPISTIPLPDPRDPEVQLSAVDVPTQVREGEPFNLEVVIDSTRQQSAELNLFRDDLKIDTKTVRLQIGENRYLVPQQVAGQRKVVYTVRVGAIEDTFLNNNQASGSVNATGKPRVLLIDSDPATTDVLRWALEEQQIHVDLRPPQGLPQKLDALQTYDAVLLSNVPATEISLRQMQNLRSYVYDFGGGLLVVGGDQAFGLGGYYRTPLEEMLPVRSDSKKDKEKPSLAIVLIIDRSGSMAKDKLELAKDAARGAVELLGPRDQVGVIAFDNSSHWISELHSASDKEFIVNRIRTLATGGGTNMYPALADAYRALQTAVAKLKHVIILTDGISAPGDFAGVTADMVAQRITVSTVAVGDGADEKTLRDIAEIGSGRFYLCDDPQAVPQIFAKETVTASRSAINELPFLPQQARVTRILDGVDLENSPPLLGFVATRAKPTSEIVLTTEEGDPLLAWWRYGLGKTMVFTSDAKSRWASEWMSWPDFPAFWAQLTRSVMRNRDVQQGELNLRQLDDALEVTLDVVDSNGQFQNQLVTQLTLVRPADQVEKETYVVPQTAPGRYSIRIPIKDEGAYFVDLTQTENNQVVLQTSQGFDVGYPAELRLKPTDSDLLRRVSDASGGQFNPTAAEFFQKTMPPASRAEPLWPWLLSFSLFLLVIDIALRRTDLSSWGLGRSKRPVR; this is translated from the coding sequence AACGATGTTGGTGTTTGCGGTGTTCTTGATTCCCTGGCTCGCTTTCGGCGCCTGGCGAAGCCTCGTTGATCTGCCCAACGCCCAACGGCATCTGCTGTTTGGGGTTCGACTTGTGCTAGGGATGCTATTGGTTTGTGCCATGGCAGGATTAGTTTGGTTGCGAACGACGAACCAACGGTTTGTTGTTGTCGCGATTGATCAAAGTCGTAGCGTTGGCGAGGAAGGCCAACAGTTGATTCGTGACTGGATTGCAAACGCCCAGGCGGCTGCGGGCGATGCTCGAGTCGTTTTTCTGCCCTTTGCAGCGACGCCGGGAAATGTGAGCGAGGACTTTTTAGCGGCGAACGACAGGGCCGGGATTCGCCCAGCGGGTTGGAGTGATTTGGCGTCGAATCTAGCTGCTGCTGTGGAGACTGCGAGGGCGGTTATTCCGCCGAATTATGTGCCCGAAGTGGTTCTCTTGTCGGACGGCAATCAAACCGTGGCCGATGTTCATCGCATTGCTTCGCTAGGCGAGATTCCAATATCGACCATTCCCTTGCCTGATCCCCGTGATCCGGAAGTGCAGCTGTCAGCGGTCGACGTGCCCACTCAAGTGCGGGAAGGTGAACCGTTTAATCTGGAAGTGGTGATTGATAGTACGCGGCAACAATCTGCCGAACTTAATCTCTTTCGCGATGATCTTAAGATTGATACGAAAACGGTTCGCTTGCAAATTGGCGAAAATCGATACTTGGTGCCGCAGCAAGTGGCGGGGCAAAGGAAAGTAGTCTACACCGTACGCGTTGGGGCGATTGAGGATACTTTCCTAAACAACAATCAAGCATCCGGGTCTGTTAACGCGACGGGAAAGCCACGAGTGTTGTTAATCGATAGCGATCCCGCGACAACAGACGTGCTGCGTTGGGCACTTGAAGAACAACAGATCCACGTTGATTTGCGCCCGCCCCAGGGGCTGCCCCAAAAACTTGATGCGCTCCAGACTTACGACGCGGTTCTGCTCTCTAACGTACCTGCGACGGAGATTTCACTGCGACAGATGCAGAATTTACGCAGCTATGTCTATGATTTTGGAGGTGGGCTGTTGGTTGTAGGAGGCGATCAGGCGTTTGGGCTCGGAGGTTATTATCGCACGCCACTTGAAGAAATGCTCCCCGTCCGCAGTGACTCCAAAAAGGATAAAGAAAAGCCTAGCTTGGCGATTGTTTTGATTATCGATCGATCAGGTTCGATGGCAAAGGATAAGCTGGAATTAGCTAAAGATGCTGCCCGCGGCGCGGTCGAATTGTTGGGGCCACGTGATCAGGTTGGTGTGATTGCTTTCGACAATAGCTCTCATTGGATCAGTGAATTGCATTCTGCATCTGACAAGGAATTTATCGTTAACCGCATTCGTACACTGGCGACAGGCGGTGGAACCAATATGTACCCGGCGTTGGCAGATGCATATCGGGCGTTGCAGACAGCGGTCGCAAAGCTGAAACACGTGATTATTCTGACGGACGGGATTTCAGCACCGGGAGATTTTGCCGGAGTGACTGCCGACATGGTCGCACAGCGCATCACTGTGTCCACCGTGGCAGTGGGGGACGGTGCCGATGAGAAAACTCTGCGAGATATTGCCGAAATCGGCAGCGGACGTTTCTATCTTTGTGATGATCCGCAAGCCGTGCCACAGATCTTTGCTAAAGAAACGGTGACAGCAAGTCGATCTGCCATCAACGAACTGCCTTTCCTGCCTCAACAGGCCCGCGTGACGCGAATTCTGGATGGCGTTGATCTCGAAAACTCGCCTCCACTGCTTGGTTTTGTTGCCACGCGAGCGAAACCGACGAGTGAGATTGTGCTGACGACGGAGGAGGGAGACCCTCTCTTGGCATGGTGGCGATATGGACTCGGTAAGACGATGGTCTTTACCTCGGATGCAAAAAGTCGTTGGGCATCCGAGTGGATGTCGTGGCCTGACTTTCCCGCCTTTTGGGCTCAGTTGACGCGAAGCGTGATGCGAAATCGCGACGTTCAGCAAGGCGAGTTGAATTTGAGGCAACTGGACGACGCGCTGGAGGTGACGCTGGACGTTGTTGATTCAAACGGGCAATTTCAAAATCAACTTGTTACGCAGTTAACTCTGGTGCGACCAGCTGATCAGGTTGAAAAAGAGACCTATGTCGTGCCGCAGACCGCACCAGGGCGATACTCAATTCGCATCCCGATAAAAGATGAGGGTGCTTATTTTGTTGATCTTACGCAAACTGAAAACAATCAAGTTGTACTTCAGACCTCACAAGGTTTTGATGTGGGCTACCCAGCCGAATTGCGACTGAAACCCACCGATTCCGACTTGTTACGGCGAGTTTCCGATGCCTCGGGGGGCCAGTTCAATCCCACGGCGGCCGAGTTTTTTCAGAAAACGATGCCGCCGGCTTCACGTGCGGAACCTTTGTGGCCCTGGTTGCTCTCGTTTTCACTGTTCTTGTTGGTGATTGACATTGCTTTACGTCGGACCGACCTTTCCAGCTGGGGATTAGGTCGATCGAAGCGGCCGGTTCGTTGA